A stretch of Miscanthus floridulus cultivar M001 chromosome 13, ASM1932011v1, whole genome shotgun sequence DNA encodes these proteins:
- the LOC136501066 gene encoding uncharacterized protein isoform X1 encodes MPTNFDFLQNSITGFALISMVNENADKDHDTGPENKLRHNFRLGDITWVKCSGFSWWPAQVIDESCVGSKPKKKDKYDCLVRLYGTCQYLYVDPWKSNSEFEMMLKQENKSAMEAFREVLEKELSGVNLCSDYEEEAVNSKGGDTKGTSKKTSSRKDRKQGLKQQYNEEEDQNVGSNATTGSARKRKGGRARQSSSTHDVIDKDCSDSSAEGLRNKRQKYAAQSASVGRKEGLRQSARSDAKQYLDAAEGNTEPLTDILGSEGATRGSKHTEIKAMVRDILFKDIIDKEHDAEMAYVDEVINGICNATDSVIGSGDASTKGGRGLKQSGSRVEGESSNAPSRGTAVMTPGQLSARRNRQIRIMQTLALIAPSGSPFGRNEVVAASH; translated from the exons ATGCCTACAAACTTCGATTTTCTGCAAAATAGTATTACTGG GTTTGCATTGATCAGTATGGTGAATGAAAATGCAGATAAAGATCATGACACTGGTCCAGAAAATAAGTTAAGACACAATTTTCGATTGGGAGATATAACATGGGTTAAGTGCAGTGGCTTTTCATGGTGGCCAGCCCAG GTCATTGATGAATCATGTGTTGGTAGCAAgcctaagaagaaagacaagtatGATTGCCTAGTTCGGCTCTATGGAACATGTCAATA CTTATATGTAGACCCTTGGAAGTCTAACTCAGAATTTGAAATG ATGTTGAAGCAAGAAAACAAGAGCGCAATGGAAGCATTCCGTGAGGTGCTTGAGAAG GAGCTCTCTGGCGTTAACTTGTGCAGTGATTATGAAGAGGAAGCTGTCAACTCAAAAG GCGGTGACACCAAAGGGACCTCAAAGAAGACCTCTTCTAGAAAAGACAGAAAACAAGGTCTGAAGCAACAATATAATGAAGAGGAAGACCAAAATGTTGGGAGCAATGCAACTACTGGAAGTGCTCGGAAAAGAAAGGGTGGGCGTGcaagacaatcaagttctactcATGATGTCATTGATAAAGATTGTAGTGACAGTTCAGCTGAAGGTTTAAGGAACAAGAGACAGAAGTATGCTGCTCAAAGTGCTTCAGTAGGCAGAAAGGAAGGGTTGAGACAATCAGCTCGTTCTGATGCCAAGCAATATCTAGATGCAGCTGAGGGTAATACAGAACCACTCACTGATATACTTGGAAGCGAAGGTGCAACTCGAGGTTCAAAGCATACTGAAATAAAAGCTATGGTCAGGGATATACTGTTCAAGGACATTATTGACAAGGAGCATGATGCTGAAATGGCTTATGTGGATGAAGTGATTAATGGCATTTGTAATGCTACTGACAGTGTGATTGGTAGTGGTGATGCTTCTACGAAAGGCGGAAGAGGCCTCAAGCAGAGTGGTAGCAGAGTGGAGGGTGAGTCAAGCAATGCCCCT AGCAGGGGAACAGCAGTGATGACACCGGGGCAACTTAGTGCACGCCGGAATAGGCAAATCAGGATCATGCAAACCCTCGCTCTGATTGCTCCATCAGGATCTCCATTCGGCAGGAATGAAGTTGTTGCGGCCAGCCACTGA
- the LOC136501066 gene encoding uncharacterized protein isoform X2 gives MVNENADKDHDTGPENKLRHNFRLGDITWVKCSGFSWWPAQVIDESCVGSKPKKKDKYDCLVRLYGTCQYLYVDPWKSNSEFEMMLKQENKSAMEAFREVLEKELSGVNLCSDYEEEAVNSKGGDTKGTSKKTSSRKDRKQGLKQQYNEEEDQNVGSNATTGSARKRKGGRARQSSSTHDVIDKDCSDSSAEGLRNKRQKYAAQSASVGRKEGLRQSARSDAKQYLDAAEGNTEPLTDILGSEGATRGSKHTEIKAMVRDILFKDIIDKEHDAEMAYVDEVINGICNATDSVIGSGDASTKGGRGLKQSGSRVEGESSNAPSRGTAVMTPGQLSARRNRQIRIMQTLALIAPSGSPFGRNEVVAASH, from the exons ATGGTGAATGAAAATGCAGATAAAGATCATGACACTGGTCCAGAAAATAAGTTAAGACACAATTTTCGATTGGGAGATATAACATGGGTTAAGTGCAGTGGCTTTTCATGGTGGCCAGCCCAG GTCATTGATGAATCATGTGTTGGTAGCAAgcctaagaagaaagacaagtatGATTGCCTAGTTCGGCTCTATGGAACATGTCAATA CTTATATGTAGACCCTTGGAAGTCTAACTCAGAATTTGAAATG ATGTTGAAGCAAGAAAACAAGAGCGCAATGGAAGCATTCCGTGAGGTGCTTGAGAAG GAGCTCTCTGGCGTTAACTTGTGCAGTGATTATGAAGAGGAAGCTGTCAACTCAAAAG GCGGTGACACCAAAGGGACCTCAAAGAAGACCTCTTCTAGAAAAGACAGAAAACAAGGTCTGAAGCAACAATATAATGAAGAGGAAGACCAAAATGTTGGGAGCAATGCAACTACTGGAAGTGCTCGGAAAAGAAAGGGTGGGCGTGcaagacaatcaagttctactcATGATGTCATTGATAAAGATTGTAGTGACAGTTCAGCTGAAGGTTTAAGGAACAAGAGACAGAAGTATGCTGCTCAAAGTGCTTCAGTAGGCAGAAAGGAAGGGTTGAGACAATCAGCTCGTTCTGATGCCAAGCAATATCTAGATGCAGCTGAGGGTAATACAGAACCACTCACTGATATACTTGGAAGCGAAGGTGCAACTCGAGGTTCAAAGCATACTGAAATAAAAGCTATGGTCAGGGATATACTGTTCAAGGACATTATTGACAAGGAGCATGATGCTGAAATGGCTTATGTGGATGAAGTGATTAATGGCATTTGTAATGCTACTGACAGTGTGATTGGTAGTGGTGATGCTTCTACGAAAGGCGGAAGAGGCCTCAAGCAGAGTGGTAGCAGAGTGGAGGGTGAGTCAAGCAATGCCCCT AGCAGGGGAACAGCAGTGATGACACCGGGGCAACTTAGTGCACGCCGGAATAGGCAAATCAGGATCATGCAAACCCTCGCTCTGATTGCTCCATCAGGATCTCCATTCGGCAGGAATGAAGTTGTTGCGGCCAGCCACTGA
- the LOC136501066 gene encoding uncharacterized protein isoform X3, which yields MPTNFDFLQNSITGFALISMVNENADKDHDTGPENKLRHNFRLGDITWVKCSGFSWWPAQVIDESCVGSKPKKKDKYDCLVRLYGTCQYLYVDPWKSNSEFEMMLKQENKSAMEAFREVLEKELSGVNLCSDYEEEAVNSKGGDTKGTSKKTSSRKDRKQGLKQQYNEEEDQNVGSNATTGSARKRKGGRARQSSSTHDVIDKDCSDSSAEGLRNKRQKYAAQSASVGRKEGLRQSARSDAKQYLDAAEGNTEPLTDILGSEGATRGSKHTEIKAMVRDILFKDIIDKEHDAEMAYVDEVINGICNATDSVIGSGDASTKGGRGLKQSGSRVEGESSNAPGNSSDDTGAT from the exons ATGCCTACAAACTTCGATTTTCTGCAAAATAGTATTACTGG GTTTGCATTGATCAGTATGGTGAATGAAAATGCAGATAAAGATCATGACACTGGTCCAGAAAATAAGTTAAGACACAATTTTCGATTGGGAGATATAACATGGGTTAAGTGCAGTGGCTTTTCATGGTGGCCAGCCCAG GTCATTGATGAATCATGTGTTGGTAGCAAgcctaagaagaaagacaagtatGATTGCCTAGTTCGGCTCTATGGAACATGTCAATA CTTATATGTAGACCCTTGGAAGTCTAACTCAGAATTTGAAATG ATGTTGAAGCAAGAAAACAAGAGCGCAATGGAAGCATTCCGTGAGGTGCTTGAGAAG GAGCTCTCTGGCGTTAACTTGTGCAGTGATTATGAAGAGGAAGCTGTCAACTCAAAAG GCGGTGACACCAAAGGGACCTCAAAGAAGACCTCTTCTAGAAAAGACAGAAAACAAGGTCTGAAGCAACAATATAATGAAGAGGAAGACCAAAATGTTGGGAGCAATGCAACTACTGGAAGTGCTCGGAAAAGAAAGGGTGGGCGTGcaagacaatcaagttctactcATGATGTCATTGATAAAGATTGTAGTGACAGTTCAGCTGAAGGTTTAAGGAACAAGAGACAGAAGTATGCTGCTCAAAGTGCTTCAGTAGGCAGAAAGGAAGGGTTGAGACAATCAGCTCGTTCTGATGCCAAGCAATATCTAGATGCAGCTGAGGGTAATACAGAACCACTCACTGATATACTTGGAAGCGAAGGTGCAACTCGAGGTTCAAAGCATACTGAAATAAAAGCTATGGTCAGGGATATACTGTTCAAGGACATTATTGACAAGGAGCATGATGCTGAAATGGCTTATGTGGATGAAGTGATTAATGGCATTTGTAATGCTACTGACAGTGTGATTGGTAGTGGTGATGCTTCTACGAAAGGCGGAAGAGGCCTCAAGCAGAGTGGTAGCAGAGTGGAGGGTGAGTCAAGCAATGCCCCT GGGAACAGCAGTGATGACACCGGGGCAACTTAG